GACGTTCCAGGCCACATTCTATGGTTGCCTTTTCATTCATCAGAATTATTGCTTTGGTCGTCCCTACTTTGACACTTGAATGGTCCCAGCATTATAATGACTGCGTCGTCGATAGCCTTTCATGTTCCTTACTCCAAATATCTTCATACACAACAACTGCCTTGATCTAGATAACATTTTACTTCCGGAGACTTGACAGTCTTTAAGATGGCAAACATGACCTGCACTATGCATTATTAAGGGAAATTTTATCTCATGTAAAACACAGAGAACAGACCTTGGTTGCCATACTTGCATTTGTTAATGCAACCTTTATTCTTTTCTTCGAGAAAATTAGTAGGAGAACTTGAACAGCATGTAATGTTGTAAACCTCCCCAGGATTCACAATCTGGGATGGAAAGTTGGGATGGTTCACACCATCTGGAAACCCTTGTGTCTCAAGGCACAGAGGCAGCATGCTGACCATAAACAAACCACCCTTTCCCTTGACATCCTTCAAAGAGTTGCTAGTGTAAAATTGTACCCCTGGCTGGTTCGGACCACAGCTCGAACGCCCTCCCCGAGCCACCATCCTTCACGACCGCCACCTTCCTCATCCCATGACTGTCCATCGGTAAATCGAGAACATAGTTAATGTCATATCCCCCTGTTAGCTCGTTGATGCGGCTCCCAACAATCATGGGCTTAAGGAAGTCTATGGGGTCCCAGAAACTGATACGATCTCGCCAGTTGGGATGAGATGGCTATCACTTGGTGTGACATGAGATGCAAAGATCTGGACTGTGTTGGATAGAATTGTGCCACTGTTATGGCCACCAAGGTTCCAATAGGTGTGCTGCAACAGGTTCACAGGGGTGGCCTTGTTCACAGACTTTGCATCCATGGTCACACTCAATTCATAGGCCCCCGAAATCTTATAGGTCACAAAAGACATCTAGATCGCCAGGAAAACCTGTTGTAGTTGACAAAGAGTTGCAATTAACATACAGAAAGGTGCGAGTACCTGTAGTTTATATAACAAATGATTTATGTCTTAATTATTCTAAAGATGAGATTAACAACCAGCGGATACCTTGTTCCCCATCAAAACTATGATAGTATATATGTTATGTAGGGAAATTCACCATCTAACCTTCTCTTTTACAGTCCAAATGACATGACTGAAAACCTCTGTGCCACCTGAAATGAAATACAAAGGAAATTACTCCCGCAGATGTTGTAAGCTATGCATGAACATGCAGGGAAGGAAAGGGATACCATGAAGTGAGTTGTTTCCGTCATTAACATATAATCTATATTGCCTTCCCATTTAGAACGAATCGTGCTCCGGATATTCTGTTACCGACACGCCCAACCAATGCTCCAAAATAAGCACTATTGTTCTGATAACAAAATCAGTAGGCGCTTCTTAGAAAGGGAATTGATGGTTATCATGTTTGACACTGACAGATATCAAAGGAGATGGTAACATCAAATTAGAAGGAAAAATCTAAATGATTGATTCGCACCTAATGGTCCATATATCAATTTCAAGACCAATAAGGTTTCAAGAATAAAAGCACCAAATATTGAGTTCTATGGCAAGCACCATCATCATCGCCAACATCAACTCATATCCATAGACAAAAATCAAACAGCCAAAGCACATAGGCTTGGCTGGTTCAGTTAAATCCTTTGCTGTTCATTCTTATAGGGTAATAATCAAACTTGTGATAAGTAAAATATCGGAAACCATGCGAACAGTCTGGTCataatcaattaaaaaaaattgtctcCTCTTAAAGCAGGAACAGTTGAGGCACTCCGTAGCCGGAGAGCCCACATTCACATGGCATTACTTTTAAAAATGGTCTAACTTGACTTCAGCAATGAACTTAGAGAGTACATACTATTCAAATATACTACAACATGGAATAAAATATAGCAATCCAATATGATAGCTAAAAAATACAGCTAACTCTTCACATTTGTTATGAGCAATGTCAATTCCTTGGCGTAGCTACCATGGATGCTATGAGCAATTAATCTGCCCACCAACTTCATTACATCTGTGTTCTCCCTATGCTCACACTAAAATAGGTATTCCTAGTTATAACTTCAAATATatgttcattttttatttttttccataaaatcttaatttagttTTTGTTCCCTAAGGGTCATAAATAAGAGAAGTGCAGCAGGGTGAAGAAACCGGGAACCAGAATAATCTTAAAGTTATATCACTTAAAGTTCCTCTTAAGTGGAGATTTTAACCGGAAAAGAAAGctgaggaaaagaaaaggaattgaaaaaaaaaattacaagaaaaaaagagacaTGACCCTGATTTCTACCTTAATCAATAACAGAGCCAGCATCATGGTTACACGCATTGTGGAATAGAaactttaaagaataaaaagaaaaaaaaagaattattcaGAGGAAAAGATCTATTAATCTTACAATATATGGGCCAAGTCCATCAAAACCAAGAACAACATCAGCCAGATTCCCTGCAGAAGAAAGGGGAAAATCAGAAATTTGCAACGAAAagtgaggaaaaaaagaagacttTTGCAGAGATAGATccaagacaaagaaaaagaaaacggaAAGTTCAAACTTTTAGAGGCTTTCTAATAGAAACCAACAAGAATCCAGACCTTTTGAGTCAGGAAGAACAATAGAGACAATGGTGGCACCCCAGTTGGTGACCTTCACAGAGAAATCCCCCTTCTTGAGCTCATAAAACCCCACCACTTTCCTTGGGCTGGCAGTGGAAACACTCACCAAAGCCAAGGCCAGCAGAGAGAGGCAGAGAACCAATGGTGGTCTGGCCATGGCTCCCAGAAGAAGAGAATGCCGACAGTCAAGTGATGGACCTTGGTCACATAAACAgcgaatggagagagagagagagagagaggggagagagcgAGATAAGGATATTGTAAAGTTACAAGCGGTTTGTCTCATTTTTCTTCAAAGAGGATTTGTCTCATTTGGACAGAAGTTTGCCAAGAAGACGCGGAGTTGCTGGATTTTTCTGCAATCCAATTATACGCCCGTGGCAAATCTTACAGTATCCGACGGTGTCACTGGATTGAAATTGGCACTCCCATTCTTGtccttaggaaaaaaaaaagatttgcaaataaATAATATCTCATAGATATTTGAGATTGTATGAAATTTGAATGAAATGCTACCAAgtaacaaagaaaagaagaagaagtcaTTTAGCATTATGTTTAGTTCCTTAATTCTTGTAATTTAACTGATTCTTCAAATATCATATGGGTATGAACCTATCTAATCATATCAATAATGAATATGGTAGCATTGACCAAGTAGGTCCATGCAACAAAATTTTTCCTGCCCTGCTGGACACCAAAATTAGTGATTATGTACACTCTTGTTATTTAATACCTACGATTTTGAATATAAAATAAGCTGAAAAATATTAATCTCGAGAAGAACAATGCTTTAGCAATATATCAAATTTAAGTAAGCCGAGCATCAATTGCGCGTTGTACAGAGGATAAACTGAATTTAACCTATAATTCGACTAAAAACTGCTAAaacaagtgaatttaatagCTGATGGTACATGAAAGTATATGTAGTGGGCAAAACCACTTTTACTCAACATAAACTATAATAAAGAATGAGGTTATCCTCAAACAGAATTAGTGAGGAATAATAGTTTTATATCGAATTTGTTAAGAATTCTTGCAGTGCTTATTTATTTAAACGTTCGAGTTTTTGGATAAGATCTTCGTATGGCCTACCGATTCTTCCTACCTACCGCAACTTTCACACTTGTCACTTTCGTCCACTAGGTGGACCATATCCAAGATCATTATAATTGAAAGTAGCTTTGAATTGTATTGCAGCCTGAAGCTTCATCATTACCTTTCACCTCCAGCTTTCTCAActagtttcctttttttttaaaaaaagttgaaTAGTTTTTTCATTCTATTCGCAAGAGCCTGCCACATGAGGCTTTTCCAATCATTCTATCCTGGTGGCCTTTGTCATCCCGATTACTTTTTTGTTTGTGGCTTTCCTGCTCTCAGACGTTTCGTTTTTGCACTAAATTTGAAGTCCCCGCAGAGAAAGGCCTCACAGTGAGGTGACCTAGAGGCCTTCATCTCCAGTTCAAAGTCCATCAAAAAAGAAATCATTCTCATTGATTCAGAAAGAAACTCACTGTTAGAAGCAGgaccttttatttttaaagaaaaagatgGGGAATGCAAGTCCTTTCATTATTATGAGAATATGAGTGAATACAACCAAGAATGTAGAAGGAGAACTACAATATATAATGCCTGTAGAATAAAATTGTTAGGAAAATTTTGATCCAGACCTCAATTCTCATCAGAGCAAGCTCTTTGGAGAAGGGTTCCAAACCAAAATCCAATTAGGGATTTGCACTTTATTTCTAATGACATGTTTAACTTGGACAAataaagtatgaattgttttgaTGTCATTAATTATAAGTTGACTGACTCTTCAAATACTACATTGGGTTTCTGATTAGGTCGGTAACGGAGATGGTTGCATTGATCAAATAGGTCTAACCAATATTTTGTTGCCAGTTAAACACCCAAGTTAGTAGTTTTATATGTCCTGTTACCAACATATCCACTATTTTGAATATAGgattaaaaaatattacttcCTCAAAGAATAATGTTTGTCCAAaagtatatcaaaaaaaaaaaaacatggagGGCAATCTAAGAATTGGGTTCTAAACACTGTCCCTATAACAAAGATGGTATTGTCGTGCATCCGATGCCCCCTAACCAAAAAAGATAGGGGAGCATGTGATCAAAAGTGTTCCCCTCTCATCTCCTCTTATATTTGTTTTGATTGTGACTCGTCCCAACCTAATCTCTTCGCGCAATCTAGatataacttgatttaactcaAACTACTTTCAAGTAACTATGATAGATAAGAACTGGGGCTTGTCCCAATGATCATATTTTATACTTGGTAATCAAAGTTTCTAAATTGAACTTTTTATGGATCTAGAGATTTAAATGTGGATagacttttctctctctctctctcctaaaaataaatagttttcaAGATGCGCATGCTGGGGAACCATTATGACTAGTATTTTGTCGCTAGCTTCTAGTTTTTGTCAATTGAATAGTATTTTCTTTCCGCCAGGAGCCATCTTGCCATGTGAGACTTTGCAAGCTATTTTAACCTCATAACCTATATATCGCCACCAAAATCAATCTAGTAATGGTGAAGGCCTGGGGACAGCCAGGAGACTACCGGTCAATATGCacgcaaagaaagaaaaaaacaatggAGGTCATCAGAGCTGATCCAACTAGGTGGCCTCCGGTGCTTAAATCAAACAGGCCTCTAGAGAATagcagaagagagagaagagtagCATAGAATAATCTCAGATGTATACATGGTACCCAAAGCCTCATTTATAAAAGTGAAGAGTTCTAGTCCCATTATGATTGAACTCTTTAAAATATGAATGAGCCTATAAGCACGAGTCTAACTGAAATTGGTCCCTTGCTGGTCTGATTTTGGCCACATTATTATGTATATCTTTCAGCAAATCCTCGTAACctgtcatccttatctctgtGGTTTTCCATGCTCTCAAACATTTGAACTTTGCACTAATTTTGAATTCCTGCAGGGAATGGCCAAGACTTAGCTGGTCTTTGTTAAATGCATCTGTAAATAGGATCATAATAGAACCAAGAAAGCATACCTGGATCCATGAATAATCTGCACAAATAAATCCTTGTTTCTCCCTCTTGACCTGCGTTAATGACACCCCCGATGGCTGGTTCTGTGTCGATCAATCGGTAGGGGTGAGACCCATAAGTTTTATCCTTCCATCAAGGATAAGGGAGTTCCCACTTCCTTAGGAGTCAGTTACGGTATTCATTCTGTAACTGACCACAACGTGGTCATGTGGGTCAAAacccaacattctcccacttggcccATATGACTTCTTTGGTTAGAATGATATAAACATTAGGCGCGCATCATTCTAATCCACAGTCAGTTGGGTCATCATAATACTATAATTAAACAACTTACTAATGCGAGTCAAGGCGGTTCCACATCAATATAATGACATAGTTCCTTCCAAGTATTACAATACTAGCAAATTATTTAACCATAGTCCATAAATGAGAAGTATCTTTAATGGTCAAATATTATGTCTTTGTCAGAGACAATTCTGTAATCATACATTCAAAcccatacatgtacatatatttgaagaacaggaaaaacagaaacataatcaattatatcTAAGTGTCAAAGAAATAAACATAATACAATCCTCAATTAATATCATGGATTCAACTAAGACCCATTCTTTCAACATGCTCTTTAAAAGTCTTCGGTTGTAAACCTTTTGTCAAAGGATCGCAATCATGAGCTCTGTCCTCATATTTTCTATAGACATTTTGTTTCTGAACTTCCTCCTTGACAACAAAATATTTAAGTTCAATGTGCTTGCACCATTAGAATATTTGTCGTTTTGGAGAAATGGACGGctgcagtattgtcacaaaagatTCTCAGCGGCCTGGCAATAGAGTCGACAATCCCAAGTCCCGAGATGAAGTTACGCAGCCACAAACTATGAACCGTGGCCTCAAAGCATGCCACAAATTCTGCTTCCATGGTGGACGAAGCAGTGCTTGTCTGTTTGGCACTTTTCCATGAGATTGCTCCTCcagctaataggaacaaaagccAAACGTTGACTTTCTACTATCcacacatccagcaaagtctgaatccgaATAGCCAATCACCTCAAGGCTATCTGACTTTCTATATGTAAGCATGTAATTCTTTGTTCCTTGCAAGTATCTCATCACCTTCTTTGCAGCTTTCCAGTGATCTATCCCTGGATTACTTTGGTATCTTCCTAGCATTCCAACTGCAAAACTGATGTCCGGTCTGGTACAGGTctgagcgtacatcaagctaccaactgcagaagcataaggtatATTTTCCATCTGCTTACGTTCCAATTCATTCTGTGGGCATTGCATGAGACTAAATTTATCCCCTTTCTGAATTGGAACAACACTGGCTGAACAGTTCTCCATACCAAATCTCTCTAGAACTCTGTCTATATATGCCTTTTGAGACAACCCTAACAATCCACGTGATCGATCACGAAATATTTCAATGCCTATCACGTAGGTTGCCTCATTcatatctttcatttcaaagttctttgagagaaaaaccttagtttcatacaataagccaagatcactactggcaagcaatatatcatcaacatataggaCCAAAAAGATAAACTTGCTCCCACTGACCTTCAGGTATATACACCGATCAACAGTGTTTTCCTTAAAACCGAAGGAAGTGATGGTATCATTGAACTTGCGATACCATTGTCGGgaagcttgtttaagaccatatattgacttctttaatttgcaaaccATGTGTTCTTTTCCCTTTAATGGGAAACCTTCGGGCTGGTCCATATAGACTTCTTCATCTAAactcccatttagaaaagcagtttttacatccatttggtgcaACTCTAAATCATAATGTGCAACCAAAGCCATAATAATTCTAAATGAGTCCTTTTTAGATACAGGAGAAAAGGTCTCTTTATAATCAATGCCTCCTTTCTGAGTGAAACCCTTGGCCACCAGTCTGGctttatgtcgttcaacattaCCCTTTGAGTCGAGCTTGGTCTTAAAGACCCACTTACACCCAACTGTCTTACAACCTTCGGGCAAATCAACGACATCCCAGACTTCATTCTGATCCATTGATTTTAACTCATCTTTCATGGCATCAATCCATTTAGTAGAATCAATACTTTCTATGGCTTGTTTAAAAGAAACCGGATCTTTTCTTGTccctatatcaaaatcaaattcttgtagataaaccatataatcatttggaatggcagatcttctttctctttgagatctccttaATGTCATCCCTTGTGGTTCTTCTACAACTTGTTCAGTGGTGATAACTTCATTATGGAGTgtttgatcattaatttgttGTTCATTGTTATTAAACTGTGTGACAACTGTAGGAACAACAATTTTCTTAGAAGTCATGGGTAAAGGGACTTGCACCCTAACTTCTTGAATTTTCACATTTTGTGGTTTATCACTCCCACTGGTTTCACCATTCTCAATGAATTTGACATTACCGGTCTCTATAATTCTTGTACTATGGTTAGGACAGTAAATCCTATACCCTTTGGATTTTTCGGGATAACCTATAAAGTATCCACTAATCGTTCTAAAATCCAATTTCTTTTCATGTGGATTATAAATTCTGGCCTCCGCCGGACAACCCCAAACATGCAGGTGTCTTAAACTCGGTTTCCTTCCTGTCCATAACTCAAAAGGAGTTTTTGGAACTGCCTTACTAGGAACCCGGTTTAATATGTATACAGCGGTCTTAAGGGCTTCCATCCACAACGATATGGGTAACGGAAAATTACTTAACATACTCCTAACCATATCCATAAGTGTACGATTACGCCTTTCAGCTACTCCATTCTGCTGTGGCGTTCCCGGCATAGTGTATTGAGCACGTATGCCATGCTTTTCTAAGAGTTTAGCAAATGGGCCAGGGTGTTGTCCTGTTTCATCATACCTACCATAatattcaccacctctatcaGACCTGACAATTTTCACCTTTCTATCTAATTGTCTTTCAACCTCAGTAATGTATACCTCTAGGACATCCACTGCCTGAGATTTTTCATGCaacaaatagacataaccataacgtgaaaaatcatcaataaaggtgataaaataCTTCTCTCCACCAAATGATGGGGAGTCAAAAGGCCCACAAATGTCTGTATGGATAATTTCAAGAAGTTCTTCACTTCTTGTGGCAactttctttgtgtgtttggtTTGCTTTCCTTAATGCAGTCTACACACATACCGAGATCAGTAAAGTCTAAGTTTGACAAAATCCCATCCTTTACTAATCTCTCTAATCTTTCTTTGGATATATGACCCAATCTTTTATGCCACAAGTTAGAAGATTTTCATTTATCAGTTTCGTTTAATTCCAATATTACGATGCAAGGTCATAAGAGTTTCAGCAAAATGATTATCAAGATTTACTTTATATAAGCCATCACACAAAACACCAGAACCAAGGAAGACATTGTCTTTGAAAAGACGCAAACTACCATTCCCAATTTTAAAGAAATATCCTTCAACATCAAGTttagaaacagaaattaaatttctagaAATAGAAGGAACATAAAGAGTCTGAAGCAAATCTAAATGACAACCAGTATTTAAAAGCAAAcgataggttccaacagctgttACAGAACTCTAACCCCATTCCCCAAAACGATAAAACTCTCATTTGGATCTTGCATCTGGGTTGTAAGGAATCCCTGCATCGTATTTGAAACATGAACATTAGAACCTGAGTCAAACCACCAAGTATTAGAAGGAACTTCAGTAAGGTTTGATTCAAAACATACATAAGCCAAAGGCTTacctttcttttcaaaccaTGCCTTGCGTTTATGGCAGTCCTTCTGATAGTGTCCCAATTtcttgcaaaaatggcatctatctttgttttgtttcttcttatGAACCTCGGTATCATGATGAGGCTCTTTACCTTGGATGGTCCACTCTTCATGCCCTTTCTTGgcttcttccatttcttcttgGCTCCATGACTTACAAGATTGACAGAATGATATCCTTGTTGCTTAAGTCTTGTCTCCTCTTGAACAAGCATACTGGTCAATTCATTCACATTCCACTTATCCTTAATAGTgttatagtgaatttgaaatgatccaaattgaggaggcaaggagttcaaaataaattgaactaaAAAGGATTCATTCACATCCATCCCAAGAGCCTTCAGCTTAGCAGCTATATTTGTCATTTCAAGGATATGCTCATGCATCCCACAAGTACCATCAAATTTCATGGTGGTAAGTTTAGCCATTAATGTCCCAGCCAGAGACTTATCAGCAGATCGGAAACGTTCTTCCACAGTTTTCAATAATGCTTGAGCACTGTCACATTCAGGAAGCGTTGACTTGATATTGTTCGCTATACTCATCCGCATAAACATAATGCTCAATCTGTTCGATCTTTCCCAAGTCTTATAAAAAGACCTTTCTTCCGAGCTGCTCAAATCAGTAATGTCAGCCGGTTTCTCAGATCGGAGTGCTAAATCAAGATCCAGAACACCTAGGTGAAACTGGACTTGTTCATTCCACTCTGAGAAATTAGTTCCATTAAAGATCGTAACAGATGAAGCTTGCGAATGAAGCGAAACAGGAATAGATACTGCAATAAGAAAATTAACAATAAGAAAATGCTTACAACATTAACACTTTGAGTTAGCAATAATGATGAATAACATAAACAGTATTACCATAATACACCTTTGGGTAGTAATTATGAAACACTAAATTACTATTATGGTGATTCCCAATTCACCTAGGAATAATTAATGATATAGGTCCAAAATTCAAATAGGTCTGTTGCCTTTGAGCATCCAATACCTATTAAATCAAGGATACTCATTAATTATCCTAACTCagcaaatcaatcatttgaaagTGGTGCACCTTTGGGCCAATCCATAATATCTCATGATTGAAAAACTGTAAGTCATAATTTGCAAAGTCATTATCTTAATACCTGGGATTAGAGTATTTGATGACTTGATGTCTATTAAACATTCTAGTTGGGTTACTTTGGCAACTACCAAACTATTTCATAATATAgacatcaaattaaaataatgacatTGCACATAATTGACAATTCATAATAtgacaaattaaaataaaacatgtatttaatattttactaatctacaCAATCAGTACATGTGTCATATCATGCTATCAAGTATACTAAAATGTAAAATAAATGACAAAATTTTTATCACATTACCCTACAAGGACCTCTGCATAAATAATATGTTTTACAGGGACTAAATTAACATATTTGAGGACCTCTAAATAAGTATATGCTTTACAGGGactaaatcaaaatattttgtttcttaTAGCCCTGAAGGAtgtcagcataaataaaatgtttCACAGGGGCTTAACAGAAACAATTTCATCTTTTAACAGCCCTCTAAGGACTTcactataaataaaatatttcacaGGGATTTAACagaaacatttt
This window of the Phoenix dactylifera cultivar Barhee BC4 unplaced genomic scaffold, palm_55x_up_171113_PBpolish2nd_filt_p 001353F, whole genome shotgun sequence genome carries:
- the LOC120108482 gene encoding uncharacterized protein LOC120108482, producing the protein MFMRMSIANNIKSTLPECDSAQALLKTVEERFRSADKSLAGTLMAKLTTMKFDGTCGMHEHILEMTNIAAKLKALGMDVNESFLVQFILNSLPPQFGSFQIHYNTIKDKWNVNELTSMLVQEETRLKQQGYHSVNLVSHGAKKKWKKPRKGMKSGPSKVKSLIMIPRFIRRNKTKIDAIFARNWDTIRRTAINARHGLKRKGFLTTQMQDPNESFIVLGNGVRVL